In Daucus carota subsp. sativus chromosome 4, DH1 v3.0, whole genome shotgun sequence, one DNA window encodes the following:
- the LOC108192337 gene encoding uncharacterized protein LOC108192337 isoform X1, which translates to MMKKKRSKKTARLKQSKLDARRKQWVSQVKNHGPKGVDDEAVGVLEMTGENRETEGLVHNCSDFNLSSNCQVELGAGSNCSGTNFSGSSRSTSCTSYSGYLSDGEEDGGFDDWEALADALAASADKQEEDDHQLKSPVDCTNVTQLDPVPELVNQSGTSVVPKPNPGNRRAWRPDDAFRPRCLPNLVQQESFPTKPNRICGHEALVWVCEDVISVPTPCPICCEDMDMTDSSFLPCSCGFQLCLFCHKRIVEDDGPCPGCRKPYESDAVKGEEVQIEVEVV; encoded by the exons ATGATGAAGAAAAAGAGG agcAAGAAAACAGCTAGATTGAAGCAAAGCAAGCTTGATGCTCGTAGGAAACAATGGGTTTctcaag TAAAGAATCATGGACCTAAAGGGGTTGATGATGAAGCTGTTGGGGTTTTAGAGATGACAGGAGAAAACAGAGAAACTGAGGGTTTGGTGCACAATTGCAGTGATTTTAATTTGTCCTCCAACTGTCAGGTTGAACTTGGTGCAGGAAGCAACTGCTCCGGAACTAATTTCAGTGGAAGCAGCAGGAGTACCAGTTGTACGTCGTATTCGGGATATTTGAGTGATGGAGAGGAGGATGGTGGTTTTGATGATTGGGAGGCTCTTGCTGATGCCTTAGCAGCTAGTGCTGACaagcaagaagaagatgatCACCAATTAAAATCACCTGTGGATTGTACAAATGTCACCCAATTGGACCCTGTACCTGAACTGGTTAACCAATCTGGTACCAGTGTGGTTCCTAAACCAAATCCAGGAAACAGACGGGCATGGAGACCTGATGATGCTTTTCGCCCTCGCTGCCTGCCTAATCTTGTACAGCAGGAAAGTTTCCCTACGAAACCAAATAGGATATGTGGCCATGAGGCTCTGGTATGGGTCTGTGAGGATGTAATTTCGGTGCCAACTCCATGTCCCATATGTTGTGAGGATATGGATATGACTGATTCAAGTTTCCTCCCTTGTTCATGCGGGTTTCAGCTCTGCCTTTTCTGCCACAAGAGGATTGTTGAGGATGATGGCCCCTGTCCAGGGTGCAGGAAGCCTTATGAAAGTGATGCTGTCAAGGGGGAGGAAGTTCAGATTGAGGTGGAAGTTGTGTAA
- the LOC108192337 gene encoding uncharacterized protein LOC108192337 isoform X2 — MTGENRETEGLVHNCSDFNLSSNCQVELGAGSNCSGTNFSGSSRSTSCTSYSGYLSDGEEDGGFDDWEALADALAASADKQEEDDHQLKSPVDCTNVTQLDPVPELVNQSGTSVVPKPNPGNRRAWRPDDAFRPRCLPNLVQQESFPTKPNRICGHEALVWVCEDVISVPTPCPICCEDMDMTDSSFLPCSCGFQLCLFCHKRIVEDDGPCPGCRKPYESDAVKGEEVQIEVEVV; from the coding sequence ATGACAGGAGAAAACAGAGAAACTGAGGGTTTGGTGCACAATTGCAGTGATTTTAATTTGTCCTCCAACTGTCAGGTTGAACTTGGTGCAGGAAGCAACTGCTCCGGAACTAATTTCAGTGGAAGCAGCAGGAGTACCAGTTGTACGTCGTATTCGGGATATTTGAGTGATGGAGAGGAGGATGGTGGTTTTGATGATTGGGAGGCTCTTGCTGATGCCTTAGCAGCTAGTGCTGACaagcaagaagaagatgatCACCAATTAAAATCACCTGTGGATTGTACAAATGTCACCCAATTGGACCCTGTACCTGAACTGGTTAACCAATCTGGTACCAGTGTGGTTCCTAAACCAAATCCAGGAAACAGACGGGCATGGAGACCTGATGATGCTTTTCGCCCTCGCTGCCTGCCTAATCTTGTACAGCAGGAAAGTTTCCCTACGAAACCAAATAGGATATGTGGCCATGAGGCTCTGGTATGGGTCTGTGAGGATGTAATTTCGGTGCCAACTCCATGTCCCATATGTTGTGAGGATATGGATATGACTGATTCAAGTTTCCTCCCTTGTTCATGCGGGTTTCAGCTCTGCCTTTTCTGCCACAAGAGGATTGTTGAGGATGATGGCCCCTGTCCAGGGTGCAGGAAGCCTTATGAAAGTGATGCTGTCAAGGGGGAGGAAGTTCAGATTGAGGTGGAAGTTGTGTAA